The Streptomyces sp. RKAG293 genome includes a region encoding these proteins:
- a CDS encoding MFS transporter, which translates to MTTEMGAALRRIQLGNALSAFGNGFTVPFLFIYVAQVRDLGATTAGVVLAAYAVAALCVLPFTGRAIDQRGPLPVAMTGAVLAAIGAMGFGLASTAVTVVAASAVMGAGVAIIAPSLATLIVWCSTTKTRSRAFATQFFLNNLGLGIGGLIGGLMVDTSRPGSFTLLFSIEAVMFLVLGAVVCTVRLPRTSRIECAPSDKAPGGWRMLVRDRAMVQLCVLGGVMFFACYGQFESGLAAFATEVTRIQPATLGIALAANTAVIVAAQFLILKKIERRRRSRVIAAVGLIWTVAWAAAGVSGLLHGSHAVATVTLISTYALFGLGEAMLSPTVAPLVADLAPARMIGQYNSAFALVKQLALAVGPAVGGLMAGAGMWGAYIGMLIAFSLGITWLALRMGRGLTPAQDNPHAVVPAPREPLAADHPLVTGRPVEASVGG; encoded by the coding sequence GTGACCACCGAGATGGGCGCGGCTCTGCGCCGGATCCAGCTGGGCAACGCGCTGAGCGCGTTCGGCAACGGCTTCACGGTCCCGTTCCTGTTCATTTACGTGGCACAGGTAAGGGATCTTGGTGCGACGACGGCCGGGGTGGTGCTGGCCGCCTACGCCGTGGCCGCGCTCTGCGTGCTGCCGTTCACCGGCCGGGCCATCGACCAGCGGGGCCCGCTGCCCGTGGCCATGACCGGTGCGGTGCTCGCCGCCATCGGCGCGATGGGCTTCGGGCTCGCCTCGACCGCGGTGACCGTGGTCGCTGCGTCGGCCGTCATGGGCGCCGGGGTCGCGATCATCGCGCCGTCGCTCGCGACGCTCATCGTGTGGTGCTCCACCACGAAGACCCGTTCGCGGGCCTTCGCGACGCAGTTCTTCCTCAACAACCTGGGCCTGGGCATCGGCGGCCTCATCGGCGGTCTGATGGTCGACACCTCGCGGCCCGGCAGCTTCACGCTGCTGTTCTCGATCGAGGCCGTGATGTTCCTGGTGCTCGGCGCGGTGGTCTGCACCGTGCGGCTGCCGAGGACGTCGCGGATCGAGTGCGCGCCGTCGGACAAGGCCCCGGGCGGCTGGCGGATGCTGGTCAGGGACCGGGCCATGGTGCAGCTGTGCGTGCTCGGCGGCGTGATGTTCTTCGCCTGCTACGGACAGTTCGAGTCGGGCCTGGCGGCGTTCGCGACCGAGGTCACCCGCATCCAGCCGGCGACGCTCGGCATCGCCCTCGCGGCGAACACGGCCGTCATCGTCGCTGCGCAGTTCCTGATCCTGAAGAAGATCGAGCGGCGGCGGCGCAGCCGGGTGATCGCGGCGGTCGGGCTGATCTGGACGGTCGCCTGGGCCGCGGCGGGTGTCTCGGGTCTGCTGCACGGGAGCCACGCGGTGGCGACGGTGACGCTGATCTCCACGTACGCGCTGTTCGGACTCGGCGAGGCGATGCTGTCGCCGACCGTCGCTCCGCTCGTCGCCGATCTGGCGCCGGCGCGGATGATCGGGCAGTACAACTCGGCGTTCGCCCTCGTGAAGCAGCTGGCCCTCGCGGTCGGGCCCGCGGTGGGCGGGCTGATGGCCGGGGCCGGGATGTGGGGCGCCTACATCGGCATGCTGATCGCGTTCTCGCTCGGCATCACATGGCTGGCGCTCCGGATGGGCCGTGGGCTCACTCCCGCCCAGGACAACCCGCACGCGGTCGTTCCGGCGCCGCGTGAGCCGCTGGCGGCCGACCACCCGCTGGTGACCGGCCGGCCGGTCGAGGCCTCCGTCGGGGGCTGA
- a CDS encoding MarR family winged helix-turn-helix transcriptional regulator has protein sequence MPAADGPASPPQELDLDEQIAAYQREFPEVDPQVEKVVTALGRLNRRMNVGYGRHLSALGISNAEWEVLKALVVVGKPYRLGPGDLAKRLGLTPAAMTHRIDRMVTEGLVTRDRDESNRVRVIVELTDEGRGKWLETMRMAAAFEADLLQDLSTDERAVLGEVLQRLLRRVEVAQPDAGGRLEDLD, from the coding sequence ATGCCAGCAGCAGACGGTCCCGCCAGTCCCCCGCAAGAGCTGGACCTCGATGAACAGATCGCGGCCTACCAGCGCGAGTTTCCCGAGGTGGACCCCCAGGTCGAGAAGGTCGTCACGGCCCTGGGCCGGCTCAACCGCCGGATGAACGTCGGCTACGGCCGGCACCTCTCGGCCCTCGGCATCAGCAACGCCGAGTGGGAGGTCCTCAAGGCTCTCGTCGTCGTCGGCAAGCCGTACCGCCTCGGCCCCGGCGACCTCGCCAAGCGACTCGGCCTCACCCCGGCCGCCATGACCCACCGCATCGACCGCATGGTCACGGAGGGCCTGGTCACCCGGGACCGCGACGAGTCCAACCGCGTACGGGTCATCGTCGAGCTGACGGACGAGGGCCGCGGCAAGTGGCTGGAGACCATGCGCATGGCCGCCGCCTTCGAGGCCGACCTGCTCCAGGACCTCTCCACGGACGAACGAGCAGTCCTGGGCGAAGTGCTCCAGCGCCTGCTGCGCCGCGTGGAGGTGGCCCAGCCGGACGCGGGCGGCCGGCTGGAAGACCTCGACTGA